In the genome of Cryptosporangium minutisporangium, one region contains:
- a CDS encoding oxygenase MpaB family protein, with protein MVISDLGLYGPESVTWRIHADPSIAVGGLRALLLQALHPVAMAGVSANSGYRQDPWGRLLRTTEFVATTTFGTASAAEEAAGRVRRLHRRLTAVDPDTGEAHPVDDPSLLLWVHCCEVDSFLYAARRGGLRLSDADADRYLAEQVRQARLIGLTPDAVDVPRTTTELAAYFDEMRPRLRATRPAYEGLKLLSAPPMRWWVRWATPAAPSWGALVAMGFGLLPSWAKRMYTHLPALPGSEMTAVASLRALRTAVLALPASVREGPQLKAARARVAAVPIRRLEALPA; from the coding sequence ATGGTGATCTCCGACCTCGGCCTGTACGGCCCGGAGAGCGTCACCTGGCGGATCCACGCGGACCCGTCGATCGCGGTCGGTGGATTGCGGGCGCTGCTGCTCCAGGCACTGCACCCGGTCGCGATGGCGGGTGTCTCGGCGAACTCCGGGTACCGCCAGGACCCGTGGGGACGCCTGCTGCGCACGACCGAGTTCGTGGCGACCACCACGTTCGGTACCGCGTCGGCCGCCGAGGAGGCCGCCGGCCGGGTCCGCCGCCTGCACCGGCGGCTCACCGCGGTGGACCCCGACACCGGTGAGGCCCATCCGGTGGACGATCCCTCGCTGCTGCTCTGGGTGCACTGCTGCGAGGTGGATTCGTTCCTCTACGCCGCGCGGCGGGGAGGTCTCCGGCTGTCCGACGCCGACGCCGATCGGTACCTCGCCGAGCAGGTACGCCAGGCTCGCCTGATCGGCCTGACGCCGGACGCGGTCGATGTCCCGCGCACGACGACCGAGCTCGCCGCCTACTTCGACGAGATGCGGCCGCGGCTTCGGGCCACCCGGCCGGCTTACGAGGGGCTGAAGCTGCTGAGCGCACCGCCGATGCGGTGGTGGGTGCGCTGGGCGACGCCGGCGGCGCCGAGTTGGGGCGCGCTGGTCGCGATGGGGTTCGGGCTGTTGCCGAGCTGGGCCAAGCGGATGTACACGCACCTGCCCGCGCTGCCCGGCAGCGAGATGACGGCGGTGGCGAGCCTGCGGGCACTCCGCACCGCGGTGCTCGCGCTGCCGGCGTCGGTGCGGGAAGGGCCGCAGCTCAAAGCCGCCCGCGCCCGCGTCGCCGCCGTCCCCATCCGCCGCCTAGAGGCTCTTCCCGCGTAG
- a CDS encoding DUF6758 family protein → MSSPSCCPRCARVVRAPDLMSSDWRCAVHGAVPPLHVARQLGTDVLDAVRVDAGVPVWLPWPMLPDWTITGLAWAGDDRRPIVATAVACTGPAPLGGVADVVLVAEEPGVGLGARFAGLSGLDAGEMLCGGLLDTNAHAKVVAAGHPTPLWSIDTERDRCAYVGEAKGMWLWAVAWPGEAGYVFAEHFVLQDGRDGLPGPLPFGALSPYLQWGPPEEGVS, encoded by the coding sequence GTGTCATCACCGTCTTGTTGTCCGCGCTGCGCGCGTGTGGTCCGCGCCCCGGATCTCATGAGCAGCGATTGGCGCTGCGCTGTGCACGGGGCCGTGCCGCCGCTGCACGTCGCCCGCCAGCTCGGCACGGACGTGCTGGACGCCGTCCGGGTGGACGCCGGGGTGCCGGTCTGGCTGCCCTGGCCGATGCTGCCCGACTGGACGATCACCGGGCTCGCCTGGGCCGGGGACGATCGGCGTCCGATCGTCGCCACGGCGGTGGCCTGTACCGGACCGGCGCCGCTGGGCGGTGTCGCCGACGTCGTCCTGGTGGCCGAGGAGCCGGGTGTGGGGCTGGGGGCGCGGTTCGCGGGCCTGTCCGGTCTGGACGCGGGCGAGATGCTCTGCGGCGGGCTGCTCGATACGAACGCGCACGCCAAAGTGGTGGCCGCCGGGCACCCCACACCGCTGTGGTCGATCGACACGGAGCGCGACCGTTGCGCGTACGTCGGTGAGGCCAAGGGTATGTGGCTCTGGGCCGTCGCGTGGCCGGGGGAGGCCGGTTACGTGTTCGCCGAACACTTTGTGTTGCAGGACGGTCGCGATGGGCTACCAGGTCCGTTGCCGTTCGGGGCGCTCTCGCCGTACCTTCAATGGGGACCACCGGAGGAAGGAGTCAGCTGA
- a CDS encoding TrmH family RNA methyltransferase, whose product MTALDEEPELAVGVGPWEGPWPTDPRYDPELLAAGDRRNVVDRYRYWRREAIVDDLDRIRHPFHVAIENWQHDLNIGTVVRNANAFLAREVHIVGRRRWNRRGAMVTDRYQHIRYHEDVAGLLSWAAAEQLPVVGIDNLPGAVPLETVELPRECVLLFGQEGPGLSDSARAGLDLVCSIAQFGSTRSINAGVASGIAMHAWIRRYAVPQ is encoded by the coding sequence GTGACCGCGCTGGACGAAGAACCGGAGCTGGCCGTTGGGGTGGGGCCATGGGAGGGACCGTGGCCCACCGATCCGCGCTACGACCCGGAGTTGCTCGCGGCCGGCGACCGGCGCAACGTCGTCGACCGGTACCGGTACTGGCGTCGCGAGGCGATCGTCGACGACCTCGACCGGATCCGGCACCCGTTCCACGTCGCGATCGAGAACTGGCAGCACGACCTCAACATCGGGACGGTCGTCCGCAATGCGAACGCGTTCCTCGCCCGCGAGGTGCACATCGTCGGACGCCGCCGGTGGAACCGGCGGGGCGCGATGGTGACCGATCGCTACCAGCACATCCGCTACCACGAGGACGTCGCCGGGTTGTTGTCGTGGGCGGCGGCCGAGCAGCTCCCGGTGGTCGGGATCGACAACCTGCCCGGCGCCGTGCCGCTGGAGACCGTCGAACTGCCGCGGGAGTGCGTCCTGCTGTTCGGGCAGGAGGGCCCCGGCCTCTCCGACAGTGCCCGCGCCGGACTCGACCTGGTCTGCTCGATCGCTCAGTTCGGCTCGACCCGGTCGATCAACGCCGGCGTGGCGTCCGGCATCGCGATGCACGCCTGGATCCGTCGCTACGCAGTGCCGCAATGA
- a CDS encoding PHP domain-containing protein — protein sequence MRIDLHTHSTASDGTVRPAQLVVDAVEAGLDVVALTDHDTTAGWRPAIEALPPGLVLVPGAELSCLWELENGWSISLHLLAYLFDPTEPAFAAQRAMLRASRLTRAEEMVGMLVADGAPITWQDVLAIADGAPVGRPHVAQALVAAGVVADVPTAFRSEWLGARYRVPKRDLEVLDALRLVRGAGGVSVLAHPKASKRGRVIDDDVFAELAAAGLTGLEIDHPDHDASERAALSGIAADLGLLTTGSSDFHGTNKTVGLGEHTTRPEVYEELISRATGAAPVTARDQWPLPKP from the coding sequence ATGCGCATCGACCTGCATACGCACTCGACGGCGAGCGACGGCACGGTACGCCCGGCCCAGCTGGTCGTCGACGCGGTGGAGGCCGGGCTCGACGTCGTCGCGCTGACCGATCACGACACGACGGCGGGGTGGCGGCCGGCGATCGAGGCGCTGCCACCCGGCCTGGTACTCGTGCCCGGTGCGGAGCTGTCCTGCCTCTGGGAGCTCGAGAACGGCTGGTCGATCAGCCTGCACCTGCTCGCGTACCTGTTCGACCCCACCGAGCCGGCGTTCGCCGCCCAGCGGGCGATGCTCCGGGCGTCCCGCCTCACCCGGGCGGAGGAGATGGTCGGCATGCTCGTGGCCGACGGGGCGCCGATCACGTGGCAGGACGTGTTGGCGATCGCCGACGGTGCGCCGGTGGGCCGTCCGCACGTCGCTCAGGCGCTGGTCGCCGCCGGTGTGGTGGCCGACGTGCCGACGGCGTTCCGGTCGGAGTGGCTGGGGGCGCGGTACCGGGTGCCGAAGCGCGACCTCGAGGTGCTGGACGCGCTGCGCCTGGTCCGCGGAGCGGGCGGCGTCAGCGTGCTGGCCCATCCCAAGGCGTCCAAGCGGGGACGGGTGATCGACGACGACGTGTTCGCCGAGCTCGCCGCCGCCGGCCTGACCGGTCTGGAGATCGATCACCCGGACCACGACGCCTCCGAGCGGGCGGCGTTGTCCGGGATCGCCGCCGATCTCGGTCTGTTGACCACCGGATCCAGCGACTTCCACGGGACGAACAAGACGGTGGGGCTCGGTGAGCACACCACGCGTCCGGAGGTCTACGAGGAACTGATCTCCCGCGCGACCGGCGCGGCGCCGGTCACGGCCCGCGACCAGTGGCCGCTGCCCAAGCCCTAG
- a CDS encoding alpha/beta hydrolase: MTQIAPHRATRVDFPGPGFPVAGWDASPPTGSRRGTALFVPGYTGSKEDFAPLVDPLTDAGYRVVAIDQPGQFESPGPDSPLGYTVAWLAEVVRAVAAALDDGPVHLVGHSFGGLVSRGAVLAAPGDFRSLTLLCSGPEAILGARRDRMARLEALLPLGMAAVYDAVEEGARLDPKWREASPELKAFLKKRFIASSAAGLRGMGDALGSEPDRTADLAATGVPLLVCYGEHDDAWLPPVQADMARRLGARHVVIQRAAHSPAIENTAETVFALERFWTAVDGDERAVSTSAVHTESQ, translated from the coding sequence GTGACTCAGATCGCCCCCCACCGTGCCACCCGCGTCGATTTTCCCGGTCCCGGCTTCCCCGTCGCCGGCTGGGACGCGTCACCTCCCACCGGAAGCCGCCGTGGCACCGCTCTGTTCGTTCCCGGCTACACCGGGAGCAAGGAAGACTTCGCGCCGCTGGTCGACCCGCTGACCGACGCCGGGTACCGCGTCGTCGCGATCGACCAGCCAGGTCAGTTCGAGTCGCCCGGTCCCGACTCGCCGCTGGGCTACACGGTCGCCTGGTTGGCCGAGGTCGTCCGGGCGGTCGCCGCGGCCCTCGACGACGGCCCGGTCCATCTGGTCGGCCACTCCTTCGGCGGTCTGGTCTCCCGGGGCGCCGTGCTCGCAGCACCCGGCGACTTCCGGTCGCTCACGCTGCTCTGCTCGGGTCCGGAGGCGATCCTCGGCGCTCGACGCGACCGGATGGCCCGGCTCGAGGCGCTGCTGCCGCTCGGCATGGCCGCGGTGTACGACGCGGTCGAGGAGGGCGCCCGCCTCGACCCGAAGTGGCGCGAGGCGTCCCCCGAGCTCAAGGCGTTCCTGAAGAAGCGGTTCATCGCGTCCTCGGCGGCCGGCCTGCGAGGCATGGGCGACGCGCTGGGGTCGGAGCCGGACCGCACCGCCGACCTCGCGGCGACCGGCGTACCGCTGCTGGTCTGCTACGGCGAGCACGACGACGCTTGGCTGCCGCCGGTGCAGGCCGACATGGCACGCCGGCTCGGCGCGCGGCACGTGGTGATCCAGCGGGCCGCTCACTCACCGGCGATCGAGAACACGGCCGAGACGGTATTCGCGCTGGAGCGGTTCTGGACCGCCGTGGACGGTGACGAACGGGCGGTTTCGACGTCCGCGGTGCACACTGAGAGTCAGTGA
- a CDS encoding MaoC family dehydratase — translation MQFGRYFEEFEVGAVYKHWPGKTVTEYDDHLFCLITMNHHPLHMDAHYAEQTTDFKQNVVVGNYIYSLLLGMSVADVSGKAIANLEVESLRHIAPTFHGDTIYGETTVLDKTPSKSKDDRGVVYVETKGYKQDGTVVCVFRRKVMVPKRSYGDSRGGEQPGRPEPKA, via the coding sequence ATGCAGTTCGGTCGGTACTTCGAAGAGTTCGAGGTCGGCGCGGTCTACAAGCACTGGCCCGGCAAGACGGTGACCGAGTACGACGACCACCTGTTCTGCCTGATCACGATGAACCACCATCCGCTGCACATGGACGCGCACTACGCGGAGCAGACGACCGACTTCAAGCAGAACGTCGTGGTCGGCAACTACATCTACTCGTTGCTGCTCGGCATGTCGGTGGCGGACGTCTCCGGCAAGGCGATCGCGAACCTCGAGGTGGAGTCGCTCCGCCACATCGCGCCGACGTTCCACGGTGACACGATCTACGGCGAGACGACGGTCCTCGACAAGACGCCGTCCAAGTCGAAGGACGACCGCGGCGTCGTCTACGTCGAGACCAAGGGTTACAAGCAGGACGGGACCGTCGTCTGCGTGTTCCGCCGCAAGGTGATGGTCCCCAAGCGCTCGTACGGCGACTCCCGCGGCGGCGAGCAGCCCGGAAGGCCCGAGCCGAAGGCCTGA
- a CDS encoding PD-(D/E)XK nuclease family protein: MEQLGLAGMPTRLYACTPSKLAAFAECPRRYRMSYVDRPSPPKGAPWAHNALGASVHNALRSWWLLPRQRRTPEASRTLLNEAWISDGYRDAEQQATAKQLAVGWLESYLSTVDPDAEPFGLERTVAMRTETLAISGRIDRLDDRNGEPVVVDYKTGRAALSEQDAAGSQALALYALAAARTLRRPCQRVELHHLSAGEVYTHVHTPERLQRHLRRAEQTAADAVEAETRFKDGGASADEAFPPAPGPRCSWCDFRRHCPEGQAAAPPKDPWAAIPTQP; this comes from the coding sequence ATGGAACAGCTTGGTCTGGCCGGGATGCCCACCCGCCTCTACGCCTGCACGCCGTCCAAACTGGCGGCTTTCGCCGAGTGCCCGCGTCGGTACCGGATGAGCTACGTCGACCGACCGTCGCCGCCGAAGGGTGCGCCGTGGGCGCACAACGCGCTCGGTGCGAGCGTGCACAACGCGCTGCGGTCGTGGTGGTTGCTGCCCCGGCAGCGGCGGACGCCGGAGGCGAGCCGGACGCTGCTGAACGAGGCCTGGATCTCCGACGGCTACCGGGACGCCGAGCAGCAGGCGACGGCCAAGCAACTCGCGGTGGGCTGGCTGGAGAGTTACCTGTCGACGGTCGACCCCGACGCCGAGCCGTTCGGGTTGGAGCGGACGGTGGCGATGCGCACCGAGACGCTCGCGATCTCCGGACGGATCGACCGGCTCGACGATCGGAACGGCGAGCCGGTGGTGGTCGACTACAAGACCGGGCGGGCGGCGCTCTCCGAACAGGACGCCGCGGGCTCGCAGGCGTTGGCGCTCTACGCGTTGGCGGCGGCACGGACGTTGCGCCGGCCCTGCCAGCGCGTCGAGCTGCACCACCTGAGCGCGGGGGAGGTCTACACCCACGTGCACACGCCGGAGCGGCTCCAGCGCCACCTGAGGCGGGCGGAACAGACCGCGGCCGACGCGGTCGAGGCGGAGACGCGCTTCAAGGACGGTGGGGCGTCCGCCGACGAGGCGTTCCCGCCGGCGCCAGGGCCCCGGTGCTCGTGGTGCGACTTCCGCCGCCACTGCCCGGAAGGCCAAGCCGCAGCTCCGCCAAAGGACCCGTGGGCGGCCATACCCACCCAGCCCTAA
- a CDS encoding PH domain-containing protein: MAADDPGAGSSPERDLGRRTLHDPPPVGLGITPVQTDDDPPGPPPPPAPDPSAGRPPPPAPPTAAPAPPPPPRPYRPQLEPTRHVAQYLFDSERYCGEWRRHWIHVIRWLLALAAGTLLLGYLVGAMQNVPYVAGAATLLWLALLIAAGYKIGDWYFDKFVLTDKRVMLIEGIVTRKVAMMPLARVTDMAYQQSPLGRVLNYGTFVLESAGQDQALREIAPLPYPNELYLLFCQVMYDPDEMLAVGDEGD, from the coding sequence ATGGCCGCAGACGACCCAGGCGCCGGGTCGAGCCCGGAGCGCGATCTCGGTCGTCGTACGCTGCACGACCCGCCGCCGGTCGGGCTCGGCATCACGCCGGTTCAGACCGACGACGACCCGCCCGGCCCGCCTCCACCGCCGGCACCGGATCCGTCGGCCGGTCGTCCGCCGCCGCCCGCACCCCCGACCGCCGCTCCGGCCCCGCCTCCTCCGCCCCGGCCGTACCGGCCGCAACTGGAGCCGACGCGGCACGTCGCGCAGTACCTGTTCGACAGCGAGCGGTACTGCGGCGAATGGCGTCGGCACTGGATCCACGTGATCCGCTGGCTGCTCGCGCTCGCCGCCGGCACGCTGCTGCTCGGCTACCTCGTCGGGGCGATGCAGAACGTTCCGTACGTCGCCGGCGCTGCGACGCTGCTCTGGCTGGCGCTGCTGATCGCGGCCGGCTACAAGATCGGCGACTGGTACTTCGACAAGTTCGTGCTCACCGACAAGCGGGTGATGCTGATCGAGGGCATCGTGACCCGCAAGGTCGCGATGATGCCGCTGGCCCGGGTGACCGACATGGCTTACCAGCAGAGCCCGCTCGGCCGGGTCCTCAACTACGGCACGTTCGTCCTGGAGTCCGCGGGGCAGGACCAGGCGCTGCGGGAGATCGCCCCGCTGCCGTACCCGAACGAGCTGTACCTGCTCTTCTGCCAGGTCATGTACGACCCCGACGAGATGCTGGCGGTCGGCGACGAGGGCGACTGA